The Mytilus galloprovincialis chromosome 3, xbMytGall1.hap1.1, whole genome shotgun sequence genomic interval TACGGTTCGCAAGAAGTTCTTCTGTCTCACTCCTTTTCTGTGTAATTTAAGATTTCAACTTGTGCAAATAGGGTTATAGTTTAAACAGAAACTATATAACCTGGGCACTTAAGGATCTATTGAATAACAAACGTAATAATTAGACCTCACAGACAACGCATCATTAATAAAGTTGGTGAAAGTGTGAGGTTACCACCAGAATTGGAAAGTAATATATCGTCTCTCATAGTAGCACACGTCTACGCACAAACACATTAAATCAGACAAGACCACATACTTATACAGGCAGTTATGGTAAGTAAATAAGGTTCCAACTGCCTCAAACAAAGTTTtacattaaattaatttgttattcTTTTAGGTCCCTGTTGATCTCAAAGCTCCTCAAGTATACACGAAACTATATAgcgttgggttttttttttttagatatgagAAGAtatggtattagtgccaatgagacaactctccatcatagtcacaatttgtataagttaacaactataggtcaaagcACGGCCTTCTACACGGAGCCTTGATtcacactaaacagcaagctataaaggtccccaaaatgactagtgtaaaaccattcaaacaggacaACTAACGGTCTAGTTAGTctaaacgagaaacacttatgaaccacatcaacaaacgacaaccactgaatatcaggttgcataaaattgagaatggaaatggggaatgtgtcaaagagacaacatccagaccatagagcagacaacagcagaaggtcaccaacaggtcttcaatgcaacgagaaattctcgcacccggaggcgtccttcagctggcccctaaacaaatatatactggttcagtgataatgaacaccatactacttccaaattgtacacaagaaactaaaagttgaaataatacatttctaacaaaggccagaggctcctgacttgggacaagcgcaaaaatgcggcgaggttaaacatgtttgtgagatctcaaccctccccctatacctctagccaatgcagaaaagtaaacgcataacaatacgcacattaaaattcagttcaagagaagtccgagtctgatgtcagaagatgtaaccaaagaaaataaacataatgACAATAATAcgtaaataacatcagactactagcagttaactgacatgccagctccggacctcaatttaaaactgattaaaaaattatttcttcctcatatgaatatcaggcacaatcctccccgtgaggggtttagtatcataccatcataacatatatgagaagaacataacccgtgtcatgccaaaacCAAGGTCCTTGCAGAGAATTCTTTACACATAGATAAGTCACTTgttttttctatgatgtgctagcgtttaatgtttacaaaaattcCTAAGCATCCAAGAAAGCTTGTACTGAGTCACTTAAGTCGAGCGCACCTTAGAAGGTTTACTTGATTTGTTTTAaaaccaatatctaaatttataaacttgttttaaggaaatcatcgCCAGCACTGCATGCCATTATCCATTATCTATCAATTACCgaattttcaaatatgagagtacaaggagaAAAGCAGTGGATTTTCTATCAAATTTctatatgtttagcattgaatcaacacatgGGTACAtccttaaggattatgtacccttgtgttgcttGTGTTGATTAAATGTTGAaaagatgtttattttttataattctataatacattgtatatagaaGAAAGTTCCCACCATTTGGATAGAGTCACGATATCTAGATCACAGATACACGGTCTATTGTTAAACTCACTTTCGTGGCGGTCTATTTTTGTTTGTTGGAGAAGCTGGAGATATTCACTGACGACCGACAGGCAATTActaaggtggcaggtaccagttttggtgtaccagaacatgtgtaccacgcagaaattttgttatagttaagcattgaggtatataattgcatcatgtggactaaaaaaataaatgaatgaaaattctAGGCtagtgtactacacaagtaagtagacAGGTTAGGGATTTCCTTAACACATCATGCatgggtccaatcagatgtcaaaattgtggtctcctcacttgacggtaTCCAATAAAAGTGgggaaaatattcattttttttgtaaacaaaaatagcttgagattttgatggtaaggatatgttcggacaaggctctaattcactaaatatcctttatctcttgaattttgcctaaaattcttgtcggcttttagcaggattctgcaggtgagcATTAGATTGGTACCAAAGCATCACATTTTTTACCTTATTtacaatgcatttataaattttaaaatctccaTGTTGGACAGACACCaacatttaaaggttttctatatatttacataagcacgcacacatcttagttccttgaaaccatatattttatttgtatataagcttgaatgaattttcaagaaaataaaatcataaatccatgaaattctaaagatttattgtaaaataactggtttctgccacctaaGATTTAAGTCAAACGCACCTGATACATGCGGGGGTTGAGGTAATGATATAGTAGTTGAACTACTTAGACCATTACctctttattataatatatattgagTATAAAATTATAAACTACTAAAGCCGTTATTTGTATCAACATATACATGCAGAAACTATATaatgcattggcggatccagggggggggggggggggggttggaaccccccttttttggccgatcaatgcatttgataggggacatatagttggaaccccccccccctttttaaaatggctggatccgccactgtaatgtCACGAATATTACACTGTGTAATCTGCCAAATATGAACATGTCCGAAAGTTTTATTGGTAATCTACGTTGTATTAGCTGATTTCAAAACACTTTGATGGGAATTACTTTTCTGCTGGACTTTCAACTTGGAGAAACAGTTAGCCCATTTCTACTTATTATCATATTTTTCTTCTAGAAATTTACCTAGAAAAAAGTTACAAACCCATATCCTTTATAATACATCCGCCATGGAGATGAATAGTCATAATTTACAATCTTACTTCAACaagtaatatatgtatatatagtgcAGATAATTATTCAATGGTCTATAAATCAGATTTAAAGTTCACTTAGCAAATATCTAATGAGTATTGCCCTATAAATCTATatgataaaaagtttatttagTATAACGTTACACAGTACTGTTGTTCGCAAATAGACGAAAAGTATGAACAAAAGAAAGAAAGTAATTCTATGGATTGTTCTAGCCATTGTATTCTGGCATCCAATACCTTATTAACACCTGGATACATTGCTGTCCATGGTTTCTCAGCTTCCACAACAACTGAAATACGATATCAATTAAATTAAAGATTATTCACGATAAGAGTCACTCTAAGCTTTCAAAAAATTACAACGTGTTTAAAAATACCATTTAAACGGTTTATTGTCTCACTATATTCTGTATATTTGTAGGTTACAATTTTTCTTGgatttatgaaaatttatattttgttgattCTTGATTTCGTAGTTTTGACACGTCAGTAGAaaacttgatatattttattataaaaaaaatgacgattgGTCATTGCCAATAAAGTCCACAAAAATAAGTACCTAAGAAATTATGACGAATTTAAAGATAAgtttatattatcattttattGGATCATTGATTCAAATAGGATTAGAcataatttcacaaatttattTATAGTGTCTTCTCATCTATAGAGATAACAGGCATTGAACATTTTGCCACACTTTCACACATGTATTCAAAATCTTGAAAACGTTCTCTTTGTTTGTAATTGTTTTTATACTACAATTGTCAAATTGTGGGTTTACAAAATGAGGCCCGTCTTATCCTTCAATTTCCGTTGAGCTGGAAATAATGTTAAACGGTTATGGTGATACATAAACCAGACAAAGAACTTTCAATGATATCTTTAAACCGAGTGTAATAATTCTCTATTGAATCGTGGTTTCAATACTATAGATTTCTATTGTTTCGTTGTCCTCAATCAATAGTATTCCCCTTTAACATACAATTTTATTAGAAAACTCTTATTGATTTTTCTCTTTCTGCatcaaattttcaatatttaaattttagtattgaATGTGTATACATTGTTTACCATTTAGGACCAAATTCTGCTGTAATGTTTTATGCAAACAGGGTTTATATAGATTATGTCAATACATATATTCAAAAAAATGTCCATAACTAAACAATATTATCCATCAAATGTTTAATTTACAAAGTTTccattttatattaatttattagCTTTATAAATTCCCTTGAAGTGATAGATTAATAGCATAAAGCCCAAGTTCATTTACATTTGTATAGAGAATGCAGATATAAATTTCTCAATGTTTTCACACTTGGCAGTTGCGtttatatatactatataaattGTATAATGTTTGCTTACGTATTGTGGCTCCTATCGACAGTTGATAGACTATTGTAAAAGAAACTAAGCACAAGTAGAGAGTGATTAGCGAATTTAAACTTTCATTAGTATTTGCTTGGATGCATCAAGCAAAATTATACTTTCACTCTTAAAAAATGCTTTGAACTCGGAGCTAGACTTTAAAAAGGTTAAAATATTGCAATATGTTACATGTGCAAATAGCTTTGAAGTTTGGTCGAGAATTTGAATAAATTAAAGGATATTATCGCATtcgaaataaaaatgaaacagaagAACAGAGTTTTGAATATCAGTCCCGAGCTGAAATTCAGAAAGATTCGAAGAGTTTGTGAAAATCAGATGGAACACCATTTACATTCGATTGACAAGAAATGCAATATTCAAAAGGATAAGATGGAAAACTCTATCAAATTAGTGAAGAAACAATTggaaaatttggaatttgaaaatAGCAGAGCAGGCGTAGCTCTTCCTAGGATAACTTCAAGTTCAATGTACGGTAGATTATCAGTGACCCCAGATTCACGTCAGAGTATACGAAGGAGTGTTTCTTGTGTTTATGGAGTCCTTAGAGACCGACAGTGTCCACATTTCCCCTGCACAGCTCCAGATTCTTATCATACGATAGGATTTAGACTCGAACCCGAAGATACAACGTGGGTGTCttggaaaaagaagaaaaaagatcTAAGTGACGTAGTACGGTTGTCTATGGAAAATTCCACGTTGCTAAATGCTGGAACTTCTCGTCTTCGTTCTGAGAGACGAGAggaaattctaaaacaggaaaTGAAAAGGCGTCGAATGGAACAACTGAAACAGAAACCGCCTCTATGGGAAACAAACTATGGAAAACCTACGCCTATAAGACGTATAAAATATCCTGTTCGATTATTACCATTGGACGAAAGTTTATGATGGAATATTTCTTAGTTCATATAATAAATCGGTAAATacgtgttctttttttttttatcatattgtcATCATTATATTCGACTTTCGTAATAtaatgattgttggttgcttaacgtccaattTCAAGACTTTCGTAATTTGTTTTCACAGTTTACAACATTTATGTATACATTTTATtggtttcttttatttctttacgAATGTGATTTAAAATACCAGACTCGGTAATTGAAAAAGAAAAGTATTATTGTCAATTTTATCACAACTATTAAGACTATTATGTCAATAGGGATTGTTTATAACTTCCCAACGTATGTGTACAATTAGttttttctgaagttctgttatAAGGAATATGACCATTGTTTACCATTCTTGTTTGAAAAATACTAGCGCCTGagattgtcagtttttttttacctgctcctttttaaattttccttggagttcggtatttttgttaatacttttttacATCATTGTGCCAGGTGTGGGAGAGTGAACGTGCAAAATCATGTTAAAAGAGCCATCACTATACAATAATCAGCAAAGTCAATATTGGATCTATTAGAAAAATGACACAATATTAAAAGATCCTCAAAGTTCTTGCACACGACTTCATCCAaggtttactttaaaaaaaaaatcaaatagataCGAAAGGTCGTGGAAACTGTACATACTGGTTGGATAAGTAGAAAAAAACTTAATCCTTTCACATATATTATTGCATAAAAATTGAGAAATcagtatttgagaaaaaatgaatAGTGTAAGActattcgaacaggaaaaccaacggtcttatttatataaatataaccGAGAAATTaacgtttgttttctcttatattttagtgtgaattcacattacactaagacgtgtcacggtacttttttttatcccagattcatgtatttagttttgatgttatatttgttattctcatcggattttgtctaatgcttagtccgtttctgtgtgtgctacattttaatgttgtgtcgttgttctcctcttatatttaatgcgtttccctcagttttggtttgttaccccgattttgtcttttgtccatagatttacgagttttgaacaacggcatactactgttgcctttatttaataccGGTATGATCATATATAGATAAAATTTAACTCAATTATACTTAACTTTAAAACATGACCAATGTACGAGACTTATCATGAATTACAGCTTCTCAGAAACTTGCCTTTTAAGCGTTATTCAAACATTTATATTGTGCAGAGTTTTGTGGACTGCTTTTTTGTGTTCTTTCGTTTATCTCTTACTCTGACATTGCATTAtgtaatcttaattttttttgtctCGATGTATTACATTGATTGACCCCTTTGTTTAATACTCCTTTTATCGATATCTTTACTAaagattattaaaataaaaattatctaGTACATTGTAACCCCATGTGGAACGAGGATGGATTATCGTCCTTGTCGATACaaataattgttatcaaattgagttatctcccttaaaccGGACAGATTCTTGGCAATGAAATGCAAATTGTTTCTTTTGTTCCGATATTTGATTGCGTTAGATTTCAGTTTTCAGTTTTTATGGGCTCCTGTTTTATAAATTTGCCTcggagttcggtaattttgttattcttttttccTAGGATTCCATTTTACTTCAATTCATAATCTACAACagatggtccgagaccaccattgtcgtcccttgattttcgttgttcacaaatatagtccctagtgttgacagtgggttacttgccattaatttttataccccttccaaatttatttctccatgttcactgcctcaaattgcaagaacggggttgaaattacactgtaaaaaaatttgggtccagaattttaaaggaaagtagtgatttggtccagctgaaaaaggttgaaaatgagcacttcggaagctgtcaaaagatttcaagacgccctaaacataaaattggccatattttgagttagaggcgatgaagttttctataaatttgatataatttgtcccaaaagtagtacaacacactgtaaaagtttctttgagaaagcgcaggtgggattttttttattttcatttatgttctaaaagaaatgcactacgaattaattgtgttctcggacctaagaggtgaaatctgtaaatatagaatttgtactctggcaacttccctaaatgatttgatggtgtcaacttgtcaaatagcatgaaactaaaggatttaaacttttattttacagaatttctgccaaaacgaccaattttgacattttatggtcaaaataggcattttataactttttcaatattgatgcataaatggcatcctgactttctatctgacaggtttttatgtgtcaatatttgtgtttctatgcctttacctgcttcttttacttatttatgaactctgaatctacagaaaagaagtttatctcagataaaatgtgcaaaatgtgttgtatgaatgacccttgtctaacgccttgtttggatgaaggcaatagtggggagcttggtatataaaatttgatgtccatattagagacttcactaaatttgtatcaaatgcactttacaatgtctattgtacctgttccatttcacatactatatttcttttcttctgtaggatagcaagtggtttaaatataagcctgttgagaataaattgcatgaaagtttttccctaaaaaggcaaaaatctttgtttcagcccatactgcttgtaagaaaagttatttgcaagagtctttttgtgctcagatttgttgtatcatgtcacatgagtatagaaatgataaaaaagacacacatttttattttttatagcctcaatatgcatttttaaatgtaaatatgtggcacggccttaattgaccctaaattttttccagtcttacttggcctaagacccttttaaactaatatgatatgttatttgtaacttttctttccatttaaagtactttaaatacatatgtaaggattatttataaccaaaaagcttcacaaatttaaaattgctg includes:
- the LOC143066609 gene encoding uncharacterized protein LOC143066609, which produces MKQKNRVLNISPELKFRKIRRVCENQMEHHLHSIDKKCNIQKDKMENSIKLVKKQLENLEFENSRAGVALPRITSSSMYGRLSVTPDSRQSIRRSVSCVYGVLRDRQCPHFPCTAPDSYHTIGFRLEPEDTTWVSWKKKKKDLSDVVRLSMENSTLLNAGTSRLRSERREEILKQEMKRRRMEQLKQKPPLWETNYGKPTPIRRIKYPVRLLPLDESL